The Apium graveolens cultivar Ventura chromosome 3, ASM990537v1, whole genome shotgun sequence sequence ACGACACGCGTACATGAAATAAAGGTACACAAATACGAAACAAAACGATCCTTAACGGGTCGGGTTTGGTTTGGGCATTCATGACACGAAACACAGTACATGAAAGGAACAAATTGTCAGCTCTTATTTTAAggattgtttttaaaattatataatttttgaatttaatttgaagtgAAAATTTTTAAACTcttaaatttatttattagaagtttgataatatgattgtataattattttaaaaatacatATGCATATTTAAAGattatttataaagaatatttttatacattttaaGCAGAGCCTGCAATTTCGTACATGACACAATAACATGACGCGAAAATGACACGAAAATAACGGATTTGATTTGACatttttggtacacgaacacgaaacgaaagtacacgaaataaataaatatttaagtaaatttatcaaaattatatgaatacatatatcttataataatattttatatataatatgtacacaaaatagattcaaatttaaatttcataaGAATTGAATACACTTAAGTCTTATAACTTATATGACACTTGAGTTACACTTGATTCTTATTACAATGATAGTTAAATATGTGATTTTCCTTTGTAAAAGCCTAGCAACgtaattttttttgattttttttaatcttgTAACATTTTTTTAAACTTCACAAGGAAGAAAGTAATCAAAgtgaataaatatttattttcCTTGAAACTAGTAATCACTAATACTTGATTTATTCACCTAccaaaattaattgattataatTCCATAATTCCAATAAACCCTAAAAAATTAAATGATTAATATGCCAGACATCTTATAAAACCCACCTTGTAGCACCTCTTTTGTTCAACAATTAAATAGTAAACCTCAACCCATACACACACCATGTCTTCTCCAAACTCAAATATGTTAAACCTGCAAGCCAAACGACCAAACACTACACAACACACACCCTTTGATGCAGCACCTCTCTGGAGCCATGTCACAGTCATCAAACCTCCTACTAAAGGTGGTGGAAATCGGGTTTGGGTTTGTAACTATTGCAACAAAAAAGTTACTGGGTCATACACAAAAGTGAAAAGTCATTTATTATATTTGGGGAATAATGGTGTTGATTCCTGTAAAACAATCTCTGATCAAACCAGAGAGGAGTTGACTAGAGAGCATGAAGAAGCTGAAAATCGAAAGGCCAGACAAACATTGGATGCGAAAAGGAAAATATAGTATGTGTCTCTACCATCGGGCTCTAATCTTAAACAACAAAAAAAGAAGAAAGGAACGGTGGAGGCTTGTTTCAATGTTGTTGACAGAGATGAGGTAGACAAGGAAATGGCGCGTATGCTTCATGCATCTGCTTTGCCATTTTCTTTAGTGAAAAATCCTTATTTTCGTAAATTTTGTCTAAGGCTATCAAATAGCAAAATAGCAGGCTATGTCCCTCCAACATATAACAGGATGCGCACTTTATTACTTGAGCAAGAGAAGACCCATGTGAATCTTTTACTTCAACCCTTTCGTGATTCCTGGAAGAAAAAGGGAGTATCACTATGCTCAGATGGATGGGGAGATAGACATAAGCGACCTCTTATTAATGTCATGGTTGCTTCGAGAGGGAATTCTATGTTTGTGAAGTCATTTGACACTAGTGGTAACATCAAAGATGCTGAATATGTTGCTGGTTTGTTCCTCAATGCCATTGATCAAGTCGGGCCTGATAATGTGGTGCAAATCATCACGGACAATGCTGGAAATTTCAAGGCAGCGGGTTTGAGTATCGAGGCAAAGTATGCTCAAATTTTCTGGACTCCTTGTGTGGTTCATTCCCTCAATTTGGCTCTAAAGTCCATGTGTGAACCAAACGTCAAGTCCAGCCATTATGAAAATTGTAAGTGGATTTCAGATTTAGTATCCGATTGTGATGATATTGTGATGTTTATTTTGAATAATGGTAAAGCACTCACTATATACCAAAATCATTTACAACACATGCTCGTAAAAATTGCTGAAACTCGTTTTGCTTCCCATGTTATTATGGCTCAAAGATTGTTGTTGGTTAAAAGTGCACTTGAAAAAACTGTTTTGGATCCTAATTGTAAGTCGTTTAGAAAATTAAATTTAGAGTCTAAAGCTGATCAGGTTAAGGAGTGTGTTATTTCCGATCGTTGGTGGGATAAAGTTGAGTATTTTGTAGCTTTCACATCTCCCATATACAAAATGATTAGGCTAGATGATACGGACATTCCTTGTTTGCACCTTGTTTACGACATGTGGGATAGCATGATTGAAGAAGTGAGGGAGAAAATTTTCGAGGAAGAAGGGCTGAATATAAAAGATGGTGAATCAGAATTTTTTAATGACATTCATAATATTTTAGAGACCAGGTGGAACAAGAGTAATACCCCTCTACATTGTATGGCTCATTCTCTTGTCCCTCGATATTATAGTGAAGCTTGGCTAAAAAGTGGTGGTGGAATTGTTTCTAGAGTTGCACCTAATGAAGACAAGGAAATATCTCTTAATAGATCCAAATGTTTCAAGAAAATGTTCACAAATCCGGAAGATTTAAGAAAAATAAATGCCGAGTATGGGATGTTTTCGggggtgttagatatatttgataatgccatggctaatatgatttatgtttaattttcagatcttacttaaacaggataaatcagtacttactggaagtcaggacttaaggatatcagtacttatattatcaggagataatcatcagaagatggatatcagaacttaagtactgaaggacgttcagataaggacaacaactgattaaaggaaagaagatcgagataagcataagaagagatatgcatgaagaagtaattctatgaagaatagaatacttggaagaaaagatatctgattgatatattttaggaagcagaattatattccatatcaattagcgattatcttgtaactgtgtagtatataaacacagacatagggtttacactataagtgctcatattcgagaagattatttatataaccctagcaactcttgtgatatttgttcatcactgagaggtaacagttccatactgtaacagagtttattgtttcaataaagtttgttttctgttacttgagatattaaagttcgatttgattgtactttacactgtattcaccccctctacagtgtgtgtgacctaacaagtggtatcagagcctatctgttaacgcacatacagtttaagatccaaacacaatcatgtctgacacagaaactccaactaagcctaccaaaactgaagaacctccaaagacacaaattcaaagtaggtttgagaccatcagagttcccatactgagaccatctgaatatgccatatggaaggtgaggatgaccatgtttctggaagctacagatctagaatatcttgatagaatcaaggaaggacctcacaaaccaaccaagatcgctgttgcagttgcaggtaaagcagcaaagactgtaccaaaggagaagagtgattatactgctgaagatatcgcatcaattgctaaggatgctaaggtacgacacttactgtatagtgccattgataatgtaatgtcaaacagggtaattaactgcaagactgcaaaggagatatgggatgctctagaaacaaggtgtcagggaactgatacaattaagaagaacaggaagacaatactcactccagagtatgaacactttgacccAAAGGCTagtgagtcattgactgatttatatgatagatttgtcaaactcttgaatgatctatcactggttaataaggagtatgatcttgaaaattcaaaccttaaattcctgttagctcttcctgaatgttgggatttgaaggcaacatcaataagagataactacagtcttgatgaaacaactcttgatgaaatttatggaatgctcaagactcatgaacttgagatggaataaagaagcaagagaaaaggaggaaagtcaaggataattgctcttaaagctgaagaagaatcccccaaggcagctacctcaaggaaagataagggtaaagctcttttcacaaagtctgatactgggtcatcaagttctgaaagtgatgatgactcagattctgaaagcttgcctgagactgatgctgatgaggagatgatgaagctgtgtgctcttatggtgaaagggatcacaaagattgcataaaggaagttcaggaagggaaagaagttttccaggaaaggcacaagttctgataagaagaatttcagaagatctgagggcagaggaggaaagtctgatagaggagattataccaatgtcaaatgctataactgtggtgagaaaggccacatatctcttgattgcaagaaagtgaagggtgacaaaggcaaggctcttgtcgcaaagaagaaaagctggacagacacctcagactatgaaagtgaggagaactatgctttgatggcaaatgctgataaagcaagtgctgagagcagttctgaagcttctgaaacaaaggtacctcagactacttatgcttttcatactgatgatattaatgagttgagaagatatcttaaaaccatgtttgttagttatagagatcaaattttaacatgtgaaagattaacttctgaaaatcttgcttttaagaaaagaaatgatttcttagaaaaagagttagttatattccatcaaactcagaaggataaagatgatgcttttttatgttagggatgaagtgctaaaaatgaatgaatctctaaaaactgagttagaaaaggaaagagagattatcaggacttggactaactctggcagaacaactcaaaatttgctaagtagtgaaaattggaaagagggcttaggttatggagaggataagaatgataaaggaactgtagaaattaagcctgttattgttaagcaaaagccaaagttaaaacctgttaagtttgtaactgtaaagtctgataatgggaaattagaagttaaagagggattaacttcttacaaactaaaacaggaaaagacagctgaagtaaacataggcttaatgactaagaagcagcttaagcataagctgaaagatgttaagaatgcaaacaaggtaaaatcacctaggaaaaataggaatggaaaggaaggtgtgaataaaagcaatgattataagcctattcctgaagctcctaggaaaacgtgtcataactgtggaagttctaaccatctggcttctttttgcaggaagaataagaacataaactccttaccttcaaagtcaggagttaagagtcagtctgttagatataagccacaaaatccttattttcattgtggtagtttatggcattccatttatacttgtaaggaatatcatagtttgtactatgattattatcaaataaaaccttctttaaagaaagtttccattgttccttctagtgtaaattctgattcaaagttgtaaattctgataagaaaaatgttaacataaactctgatgctaaatccaatgcaaatgttaacaaacttgataagaccaaaggatccaagcaagtctgggtccttaaaactaatcattagtggtctttgtgattgcagggcaacaggaaaaatatcctagttctggacagtggatgttcaggacatatgactggaaataaagccctgctatcagactttgtggagaaagttggcccaagtgtttcttatggagatggcaacattggaaaaacattgggatatggcaatatcaatcttgggaatgtcatcattaaagaagtagctctagtctcaggacttaaacacaatctgctaagtataagtcaaatctgtgacatgggttatcatgttgatttctttgaagaacactgtgaagttgtgagtaaatctaaaggaaaagttgttctgaaaggattcaggcatggtaacatttatgaagctaagctttcaacaagtactgatggttctgcaatctgtctgatgagtagagcatcaattgaagaaagctagaattggcacaagaaactctctcatttaaatttcaacaatataaatgaactagtcaagaaagatcttgtgagaggactgccaaagtcagtatttgctcctgatggcctttgtgattcttgtcagaaggctaaataaagaaaatcctcattcaagagcaagactgaatcatcaattcttgagccttatcacctactatatgttgatctatttggtccagtaaatgtcatgtctattgcaaagaagaaatatgctatggtcatagtggatgagttcaccagatacacatgggtgtattttttgcacacaaaaagtgaaactgcatctatcttgattgatcatgtcaaacaactggataaattggtcaaagattctatgaagacaataaggagtgataatggcactgagttcaagaatttgataatggaagagttctgcaaaaaaccatggaattaagcaggaattctctgctcctggaactccacagcaaaatggagttgttgaaagaaagaatagaactctcattgaagctgcacgtacaatgcttgaagaagcaaagcttccaacctatttctgggctgaagctgtgcagactgcttgttttactcaaaatgcaacactcattaacaagcaaggaaagacaccatatgagatggtgaagaaaaagaagccaaatctgtaGTATtgtcatgtatttggatgcaagtgttttattctcaagactcatcctaaacagctatccaaatttgatctaaaagccgatgaaggaatctttgttggatatccactttccataaaagccttcagagtctataatctgagaacaagagtggtcatggaatctatcaatgtctcttttgatgacaagaagattactggacttgaagattttattgatcatgatcagctgagatttgcaaatgaagactcaaattctgatactgaaaatcctgacaatctaagtcctgatactgtaaactctgatggattaaactctgatgttattgaaactgtggtgactacgccaaaggaagatgcacctatgcagggggagcatactcaagatcttaccacatctcaagaagcatcagaacatacatctggctcttcaagttctgattcgtcaagttctgataagccaagttctgatagttctgaaaatctaaattctgaagaatccaactcagagagcatagtttcagggggagcatcagaaaatgaaaatgaagacaacatggatcatgggggagcatccagttctagagaaaaccttccatctgcaaggaagtggactaaatcacatacacctgatttgataattggaaatcctgatgcaggtgtcagaactagaacaggtacttcaaatgaatatctttacaattcttttctttctcagactgagccaaagaaagtggaagaagctcttcaagatgctgattgggtgcaagcaatgcaggaagagttaaatgaatttgaaagaaacaaagtctggaccctagtgccaataCCAAAGAATaaatctgttgttggtacaaagtgggtattcagaaacaaaactgacagtgatgacatatttacaagaaataaggcaaggctggttgcaaaaggatattctcaacaggagggaattgattatgatgaaacatttgcaccagttgctaggttagaagccataaggatatttttggcttatgctgctcacaaaaagtttactgtctttcaaatggatgtgaaaagtgcttttctcaatggagaattggaggaggaagtatatgttgaacaacctccaggctttgtagattccaaatatccagattatgtctacaggctagataaagcactttatggacttaagcaagctcctagagcatggtataagactttagctcagtttcttctggaaagtggatttaccagaggaacaatagacaaaatactgttctacctcaaccatggaaaggacttacttctgatccagatttatgttgatgatatcatttttggatctacaaatgacagactttgcaaaaagtttgccaaactgatgccgtcaaggtatcagatgagtatgatgggggaacttagctattttctgggccttcaagtcaagcagattgaagaaggaacttttatttgtcaaactaagtacaccagaaacttgctaaagaaatttggaatgcaagattgttcaagtgcatccactcccatggccactgcaacaaaaatggacaaggatactggtaaatcagtagatattactgattacagaggtatgattggctctctactctatctaactgctagtagacctgatatcatgtatgctacctgtctttgtgcaagatttcaagcagatccaagagaacctcacttaacagctatgaaaagaattttcaagtatcttaaaggaacaactgatctgggattgtggtatcccagagaatcagattttaaactaataggttactcagatgcagattttgcaggttgcaaaattgacaggaaaagcacgagtggaagctgccaatttcttggaggcagattggtttcttggtttagcaagaaacaaaagtcaatttccacatcaactgcagaagcaaagtacattgctgcaagaagctgttatgcacagattctttggatgaagaatcagttactggattatgggttaacatatttcaaaatccctatttactgtgataatcaaagtgctattgctatgacagataatccagttcaacactcaatgacaaagcacatcagcatcaggtaccacttcataagggaacatgtggatgaaggtacagtggaattgcactctgttccaacagatcaacaactagcagatatcttcaccaaaccattgtatgaagctacttttacaagattggtaaatgaacttggaatggtttcaggttctttttctaaatctgcttagttttgttctgatgcatcagactttatgatcagtatttacagaaattactctttttgtgtattctgtgcttaattgaaaacttgtttaagtactgactgtaacacccccagatccggggtcagggatccgggtcgtcacggtctttcttcccacaattatcacttaacttaattaataataaacaacctcatgctgtgaccccacactaacacacaccaccacacgtcatagtctcagagatgaaattgaaataagtacaagtccttgaatccacaattaaaagttattacaacccaaaatgattacttgataagtttacagttaattgccattatctgccacaagttataattatacataattgattctcaaaagtagaatgtctgatctacagatagatctacctctgcagctatagcagctacgatctcaacgggaaggcgcggggcacTTCCCATGCTCTTGTGCTGGGTCagcttgagcctggccatctttcctaactgttgttgtgtgatgaagaaataaagtaagagtgagcattacagctcgcaaaataatatatagtgtaatcaataatgcaagtatctaatagataacttactaaaaacctttatcaagtgtaagataattacttactggatataagcttaaaggaagatgaagttaccaaatacttcactatacttatatcatttataaggctacttgaactaccactgttcaaagtattatagatTTAAAAAGGTCATCCCGCaaatgagaccacaagttaagacttgaatagattcaatctttaaaatattattgaatgaaataaagttacgagatactttatttagtcccgatatatatccacatatatatctcttaaacatttcctggaacctctgttatgtaaagtatgaacagagtttgtaacatccaatgaattttggaaaggaaaagaattttggcataaactcgatatcttgctgatcaggcaaagataccaataagtaaccttttctactagtagatggataaATCCCCCATCGGTCATaaccctggccacataaggaccttgtgctggaccgccacccggcctcttacgcgttgatggactgccacccagccacttacactttgatagaccgtaccccggcctgtcgcttatgcccactcaattagatgggcttacttcccgaacgttgggtaagtaatcaattcatttattttcttaaaacagcaaccacgttgcgaatgtaaaatgcaccacagagctggatcccccagattttgagcgagtatttaaatcccctttgaaaggaagatcttaaatataaaaatgagttttggggtccattttaactttaaaaaaaatcattttgaagactcgaaaacattttaagaatgttcggagtactgttgatttattaaaataaatcagtcccgatatattagaaaatatctgaatattattatttaaataatattctcataaaggtAATCCTtctaaaaataatcgaagtagaagttttaaaacttatacttgaaatgagtattaaataaccaaagatatacttatacgaaagtactatctttatttgaataatcaaaaataagtttgattatcgacaccttattctctaataaaataaagaatatatttcagtaaataatcggagtcataggtcctcaaatgaatattcaaataatatttaataaataatataaaggagtcataaatctttgaatgaatattcaagtaatattcattaaataaaataaaaggagtcataagtcctcgaatgaatattcaag is a genomic window containing:
- the LOC141714792 gene encoding uncharacterized protein LOC141714792, which produces MARMLHASALPFSLVKNPYFRKFCLRLSNSKIAGYVPPTYNRMRTLLLEQEKTHVNLLLQPFRDSWKKKGVSLCSDGWGDRHKRPLINVMVASRGNSMFVKSFDTSGNIKDAEYVAGLFLNAIDQVGPDNVVQIITDNAGNFKAAGLSIEAKYAQIFWTPCVVHSLNLALKSMCEPNVKSSHYENCKWISDLVSDCDDIVMFILNNGKALTIYQNHLQHMLVKIAETRFASHVIMAQRLLLVKSALEKTVLDPNCKSFRKLNLESKADQVKECVISDRWWDKVEYFVAFTSPIYKMIRLDDTDIPCLHLVYDMWDSMIEEVREKIFEEEGLNIKDGESEFFNDIHNILETRWNKSNTPLHCMAHSLVPRYYSEAWLKSGGGIVSRVAPNEDKEISLNRSKCFKKMFTNPEDLRKINAEYGMFSGGALGFFSVSHVIEARVHEELLSWWASCGSETPMLQALAYKLLSQLASCGSETPMLQALAYKMLSQLASSSCCERNWSSFSNIQSVKRNKLASSRTEDLVFVHNNLRLLSRKSEEYKKGPSKYWDVDGDSLNVDDDYAEAFANIFLDDPDVEETMFSEDEGEGESQTSDYSKFGLRLLVAVIHGFAFDY